The genomic interval CAGCTTCGATTGCCTCAGAGCCCCAACTTTTGGCGTCTTCTCTCATGACTTTCTTGCGGATCAGATGGAAATCGCGAGATGCTTCTCATGCTGCGCAACCTCTGACCCGCAGGATAAATTATCTCGCAAGACATTGAATGTCATAAATGGATTCTTATGTACTCGATGTTCTGAAGAATGGTTGCATTTGTAGATGTTGCCGGGGAGCGTATGCAAGGCAGGAAGTAATCTTCAACGACCTTCCTTTTTAAGGGCGTTCTATAAAACCGCATTTGGTCTATCTCGAAATGACAAGAACTTTTCCATCTCTAGTCATAATATCATATCCTAAAAATGAATCAGTTAGCCCGTGCCATTTCGCATGTAGTGCAAGAGATATGGCGCTGAAATTTGGTTGGGTGCCAGCGTGAACAGTGTCGACGCACTaccctccttcctcatcaGATCACCAACCATCGAGATCCAAGACGCGTACCTTTTTTTCGATTTTTCGTGTTTGTCGATTGAATATCGACTGAAGACTTGAAAATGTTGCCTTGGGGATCGCAGGGTCCCCCCAATTCGCGTTCTGCgagcggtggtggtcgtggtgggcgGCCTGGAGGTGGAAAGAGGCCGCAACGAACCAACTCTGTGTCCAAGAAGTCTGCTAATAAGAAGCTGCAGACCTCGAAGGGAGCGAGTGCAAAGATCACCAGCTTCTTTTCAAAGGCTGGTGATACTCCAGTTCTTACGCCGGCCGACGATATCGTCGATACCCCGCCGGTCCCTCCCACCTTCGATCCAACCCACGGGCCATTTGGGCAGCTCTCATACTGGCCATCTTCGCGCCAGGAGAACCCCTTCACAGTGGGAGGTACGGAAGAGAATCCTGGGCTTTCGTCCGAGTCTCATGCTCGTGATGATGAACTCGTTGCCGTTGACCAGAAAGTGTCTGGGAATGAAGGCTTCGTTACCCCAATGGCCGCTATCCATGCGGCCAGGATTGCTCCTCTGATTCCACTGGATGGTGGTGCGCAGCCTTCTGCTGGCCTTGGGGGTGGGattgaggaagatgacgatgaaacCGCTCCTTGCCTTGAGGAGCTCGACTTTCCTGAGGATGAGTATGATCCTCGGGATGACCCAGATGCTGACGACTACCATGATCCGGAGGACATGGGTGAAGACACTTCTGGTGGGGATGTGAGTGCCGGCGTGGGAATCACCTCTTCTGAAGGTGTGAGTGCTAGCACTGGAATCATCTCTGGCGTGGTAAGCCCCTCTGGGGGTGAGCGCAGGAGCGTGGGAAGCACTTCTTCCGGAAGTGTGAGCGCCAACCTTGATCCCTTCCGGGATGACATCTTCCACCGGGCCTTGAGAGAGATCATTGAAGTACTGCAGGCTAAGCTTAGCAGCATGCCGTTAGATGACTTCAAGAAGGACCTCCCGATCGTGTGGTCATTTTATGGCATCCTTCAGCGGACGTCATGCGACAACTTACTGAAGCGTCTGCTTCCAACCATCCTGCCCGAGGTCCGGGTGCTCTTTGAGAAAGAGGAGTGGACCCTGAAGGATCTGCATGCCCTTAAGACTGTGCACTCAAAGGATACACGCATGGGTGTGTATTGTGACCTGGTTACAGGACGTTTCTCCGGCCAGGACAATGCCGAATGCGATGTCTACACTGGGTATAGTAGTGCAGTTGGTAAGCGGTGCTACATCGGGCATGCTGCTTGCATCAGAAAGCGGGACAAGTCCAACTCCCACTATAAGCGGGCCAGTTCGCCTTCGGCAACTGGCAACTTCTTCAAGTTGCTTGCCGTGTTCTCTCCCGGACAGGACACCATGGCGGCTCAGCTCTTGGAGGGTCTGTTTATGATCCTCCTAGATACCTGGAAGGCGGATGGGCCGCCGTGTCGGTTCTGCCCTCAGGCCACATTTGACCTAGCTAAGGACGTCCGGCCTGACTGGCTATTCTCGCCAGGGTGGAACGGACTGAACATGGTCTGGTCCTTGAAGCAGGGAGTCTGCGGTACGGGGTTGCGTGGAGAGTCGACGTGCTGCAATCCTGCCTGTAGCCACCGTGTTGCGCGACGAGCGGATATTGTTCGCCGTCGCAAGCAAGGGACTTTGGGTCGTTTCGATGTGGCCGTGAAACGTCGCTTCCTCGCTGACCCCTTGGATGCTCTAGCTGGCTTTCTTTGCGAATCCTGCTATCGACAGCGCCGTGACAGATACAAGTTGCCTGACGCAAAGTGGATCTACAACCGCAATGTGGAGGGAACTTTTGCTGCCGATAACAAGGCCGGCATCGAACGGAGCTGCGATCACTGTGGGGATGTCCAGAACCCCAACGCACGGGACATGCACCATGTCCGGGACGCTGACTTGTTCATGTGCGCGGTATGCGCCCAGCACTGGTACGATTTCGGCAAGCTGCGAGACCTGGGCACCAAGATTCGCCAGGAAGAGCGAGATGCGGCCCGCAATGCCGATGCCCGGTGCCATAACGGTGATTGTCCGATGACGGAGTTTCTCTGTATTAAAAAATACGGCAGGCCTCTTCATTGGACAAATGGCGGTGGATTTCGCTGCGAGTTGTGCTATGCATACACATGTCGCAACCCTGGCAAAGAACATCCCGATCCGCTGAGCAACTTCTCCTCGGAAGAGTTAGACAGGCTTCAGCAGATGCCTGCTCGTACCTGCTTTACCTGTGAGGGTAAGGAGGGAGAGCTCGGTGTTAGCAAGTTCTGGCTTAAGGATGGCAACGGCGAGGATATTTGCCTCGCTTGCTCTAAGTACCTCCTCCGGTATAAGAAGCGCCGGACACCGCAGATACAGCGCTTGAGCGAGGCTAAGGCGCAGGTGGAAAAGGACCGCCTTGATAGCATCGAGGTCTTCTGCGGCGTATGCAACAGGAAAGAGAGTGCAGTGGCCAAAAAGTTCACTATGGACGAGGAACTGTGCTTGCCTCTTTGCCGTAAGTGCGCCGATGCCGCGCGCAAAAAGGCCAAAAAAGCTGCGAAGGCCGATGACGCTGCGAATGCCGGTGAGAACTCGACGTGATCCGTCTCCACTATGGGAGATCCGTGATCCATCTCCACTATGGGAGATCAGCTCGAGACTGGCACAGCGGCGAGTCTGGCACAGCGGCAGGCTGGCTTTGATACTCGTGATGAGTGAGGCTGTGAATGCCGACCATGTTGCGAGTGCCGGTGAGAACTCGACGTGATCCGTCTCCACTATGGGAGATCCGTGATCCATCTCCACTATGGGAGATCAGCTCGAGACTGGCACAGCGGCGAGTCTGGCACAGCGGCAGGCTGGCTTTGGTACTCATGATGAGTCCAGTCTAGACATCTCGGGCCCCCAAGCGTGCAGGTCGCTTGTGTATGTTgtctgtttgtttttttttttgtttttttttacaATCAATGATCAACCCCTGTCCGTACAGGTTTCGAATGTACGGCGGGCCCCGAGCGAGACTTGAACCTTTTCGTGGTGCTCGGGATAAGTAGCCTACATGGTGAAACCAAGCAAGTCAAAAAAACTGATGTCCAAGTTGGAGAGAAGCAAACCAAAACACCGAGATACAAGACGCGCTGCATCATCCATCCTTGTTATTTCAAGGGAAACGACAAAGCAGCGGTCTTCGTGATAATCTGTACAGTCCAGCGAAGTTCAAGAAGGTTGTGGCTGATCATGGACTGTCAACAATCACCTGGCGTTCCGTTGTTGTCAAAGGTTGGTGGTATCAAAAACTCGTCTACAAACACCCGGGCGAGGCCAGATTCCCGAGTGATGTaaccaaagaagaaaaggcaaAGGCCTAAGGATATCGTCTAcaagtccaagaagaagttcgTGTGTGATGCGCGGTGGAAAACAAGCCACGAATTTAGGGTCGGCGGGGCTGGTTGCAGAACAACAAACGCGATATCAGTAATTCTCCAGATTAACAACCCGCGGATTAATTGAAATCCCGCGCTTTTACGCCCCTTTACCACAGTATTTCCGAATTCATTTTGCCACTATTACAACGAAAAATTCATCAATTTACGATTTACAAAAGTTTCCGACCTTTCCTCCCACTTAACTCATTGGTTCGAATCAGTCACAGGATCTGATTTTTATCCAAAAATAACGCCTAATCTTACCAAATCTTCCCAAATCCGCTATCTCTAAGCCTAAATCTGGCCGCCACGTAGCGTCAACGCGAGTTCATAACACAAGATGCCATCGAAGATCATTAAATGGATTTTATGAACAGCAGGGTATTGTTTTCACGGTCTTATAAGTATGCAATTCCTTGTTTTCTATCCTCAACTCCCTCTAGACTTTAAAAATCCACCCCAGGTGCGTCAAGGATTTTCATCGTAGAAAAATCGACTAAAATTTATCACATTGCTAATGGGGAATAAAGGCCCAACGAGCCCAATAAATAATAATTCAAACAAAACAGAAACACTCTGAAAGAGCGAGGACAAGCAACAATCCAAAGCAGCCGACTAAATTCCTAGATATCATATGTAGTTTATTCACTCAATGATATGGCACGTGACCGTGTAGTATCCCGTCTTGTTAGGAGTGATTGGATCTCCCCAGTCCAATTCAAGAACATATCAATTCAGCGACTAGGGTAGGTCTATAAAAACCTTCTTAGTGATTGGATCCACGTTCGCAATCTACTATCGACTCAATCCTTTTGACTACAGACTCCGTTGTGACACCTATCAGCCACTTGGGTGGGGGGTTACGTCAACGCAAGTTCATGACACAAGATCCCATCGACGACCATAAAAATGAATTCGATGGGCAGCAAAGTGTTACTTCCTCAGTCATATATCTTTGGCCCAGCTCGGCTTCTATCCTCGGCGTCCTCTAGGCTCTCGGAATCTACTCGAGGTCCGTTGAAGAATTCTCGTTGTGAGCCAGctaaaatatatatattcgTTACTGACAACGATTGAAGATCCATCGAACCCAGAGCATAGTGCAAACTCAGAAACCAGTACCTCAAACAAAACAGAAGCACCCTCAACGAGCGAGGACAAGCAACAATCCAAAGCAAAAACCGTATCCCAAGCCGACGCCGAGCTCCGTGAACGTCTCGAGCAAATGTCCGGCGAAGGCGGTGCCTCTGGAATCGAATATGAAGACGGAAAGCCGGTAGCTATGAAGCGGGGGGTGCGAAATAATATGTTTCGAGTGATCTAAAGGGGCCATGGGAGGGGATGTTTGCACTCCTCCCCTAGGTGTGCCATTAGCACTAGGGTGTGTGACTACCCCGTGGCCTGTAGGCCCTACtgaaagaagacgagaagagGGCCTGCACTAGTTTCAGGAGCCAATATAAATGAGACGCAACACTCATACCAAGATCAGTCTCCCTTACAATTCATCCACTGCCAAGTATATATCAATATCAAGCCAAGAAACCACCTAAATCtggggaagagaaaagatgATCAGCACGGGATTATGTACTTACGCGCGTCATATCCCCAGACATTCCGCATGCGGGCGGGGATCAAGCATTCCGCACCAGTAGTGTTGCGCAAGCCGTTACGATGTTGTGCCTGATAGACGTCTTGGCCTTGGAAACTGGCTACGTAGGGATGTATGAGTAGAGTTGCATGATCATCACGCATCTCCTCTCCAGGGTAGCGAGCGAGCTAGAGTGCGGTAGCGAACGAAGATCTTGGCCTGGGAGGGTATGCGTTGATATGTCGTACTTTAACTAGTCGTTACCTAGTAAACATGCCTGTGAAATGCTTGCCATCCATGCTCTGAGCACCCAAGAGAATTCGCCGCAAAGATCAACCAACCCTGATGTCTCCCATGATGTCCCATTTCTACGATGTACCCGGTTCGGGGCGCGCATAAGATCGGAAAGAGATGTTCCAAGTATGAGCGGCAGCTACCATAGGTCACCAcgagaaacaaaaacacaattgaaaaaaaaaacgccCGTAAAAGTCGTAAGAAAAAGCCAGATTTAGTTGCGGTCAACCATGCCCGCCAAAACACCAGCTCCAATGACACCGCCATCGGAGGCTTCGCGCAGAAACACGGATTTGCCTCCTTGTTGCGGGCCGGTGCGCATGATGAGGCGGTCGATGTGTTGTTGACACATTTCTTTAAAGTGCGGGTAATGCTGGATGATACCGCCCGTGTACGCAACAACCAGCTCCTCTGGACCAGATTGCCAGTCAGCCGGGGTGGGTTCTAAGACGGGGACAACATGTCCGTGAACATTGTTACGGTTGGtagtggtggaggatgcaGCGAGACTGGCAGCCGCAGCAACGGGCGCAGGGGTATGGTCATGAGTGTGAGGATCGCCATTGCTCAGCGGCGAGGCGGCATTCAGCGGGGTGTTGACGTTGCTATCTTCTTTCAGCTCGATCTCGCGCGCGCAGGCGAGCAGGCCGACCACGGCAGCGGCGATCAAGCCCGCAGATCGGCGCTGCACGGTGCGCGCGATTTTGCGGAAtgcgccggcggcgagagcgTCCCAGCGCCAGTCGCTGGACTCTGGAGGGGGGAGAGACTGGTTCAGCACCTTGGCGAGATCTTGGTCGGATCGAGCACGGGCCACGGTGTCGGAGATGTAGGTGGTGGTTAGGGCGTATTCTTGGACGAGGCTGGCCGGTAGGATGCGTTTCGACAGTCCTGCGATCGTAGTAAGATAATCGAAAAGGATGAGGCGGATGAGTTCGCCAATGTACCGCCCGCCCGTCATGTACTCGAAGGGCTGGAAGCCTGGGCGTGAGCAGGCCTTGTCGAGTTCAGTGTCCCATTTCGTGGTCACTCCGAGCTCTTTGAGCGGCGGGGCCGCGCCGGAGATGGTCCATTCGGTATTCACGATCGTCTCCACGGCATCCGGCTTCATGGCATTCACgctcttggccttgtcctcgTGCAGCGCGTCGAGCTTCATCGGGATCGTGGCGTTGCAGCCCGTACCCACAATAATACCCATGGCCACGCGGCTGTTGGGCAGAGATTTGACCGCATAGGCGAGGGAGGCGAGTGTTGCGACAGTGTCGTTGGTGATGGCTGCGATCTTGAGTTTGGGCAGAGCAAACAACTTCCGTCGCTTTTTCGAAGgttcgtcgtcgtcgtctggtCGCCGGGTGTGCTTCTCGTAACCATTCAGCAGGATCTTGTGCAGATTGAGATTCGACGTGATCGCGAAGCCTTTCCCCATTGGCATCAATGTCGCCTCTGCCAACGATTCTTGCCTAGAAATGGCATGAGCACttttccaaaaaaaaaaaacaattTCTGGGACCACTCACAATATGGGGAAACTAAAGGTAATCCCCAAGTCCAACTCTTCGGGGATGTCCTTTTTGGTAGCGTCAGAGGAGAGGCTCTCCGCCACAACCTCCGCGATGCAATCGCCAATCCACGCAAACAGATCCTCTGCCTTGTCCATCTTCAGATGCTCCTGGATCGGCCATGCTCGCTCCAGCGTACGCTTCAcgcgctggcgctgggcctTGCGAATGGTGTCCTGTGACCTCTCCGAGGCATCGGTCGAGCGCACCTCGGACTCGGCCGCCTCGCCCAGCAACTCGATAAACGCCACACGGAGATTACTCCCCCCCACGTCGAGCGCCAGGTAGCGACCGGATTCCCGGCCGGTGGGCAGCTGGGTCACGGGGGTTGGTAGGAACTGCTGGTCCGAGGTCAAGGCTAGCTGGCGAtaggtggtggagaagcgACGGGCTAGTTTGTAGAGACGGccttcctccagcatcagcgGAGTCAGCATGTCGTCGAGCCGCTCGTGGTGCGCGAGATATTCTTTCTGGGAcgcgtccagctccggcccgacatcctcgtcgtcgtcgatcAGATCATCCTGCATCGCGTCGCGTTCCTCGTCCTTGTccgaggagatggagttGACCGACGCCATGATGTGTTGAGATTGGGGCTGGCtagggaggaggggggaggggagaggagaggcGGAGAGAGGAAAAAGTGAAAATTGAGGCCCTTCCAGTGGCACCTCTCTTCCCCAGTGACGTCGATGCGGGTGGAATGCTTGCTATGTTTATAAGAGAAGCGCCATGCCACACATTTCATAGGTGACGCGGCTAAGAAACAACAGAGCGGGGGAAGGGAATACTCCGTCGAGGGTCTCGCGTGATTCAAATAACTATTTATAggggagagcgagagggTCGGGTGTGGCTGGTAGAGACGGGTAAATTATGGCGAAGATGCGACCGGGCAGATGCGACGTGAAGGAGAGCTGTTTCAGCGGCATCCATGTAACCCTACCTGGGCATCGGGCGGCCAGCAACGAACTCGTTCTCGAGCGGTCCTCGACAGCCACAATAATCAGCCCCCCCAGGTCGCTTAGTGGAGTTCCCGGGCAGCTCAATTTGATCCGCTAGGATGGGCCTCCACGAGTCCAACGGGGCCAATTATGATCGTAGGATGTAGGATCTCCGAGGTCGGAGGGACTTCTGCTTCTGGACCTAGTTAAGTTATACATAGCTTGGCAGCCCGGGCACTCACGCCCTAGTGTCCACGGTTAACTACGGGTTCACTAGCTAGTCAGTTGACGCGGTTAACCCGATTAGTCAACTCGCCCCAgatcccaccaccatccccgTAGCTCCGTCAaccaccatggagaagctgccTGTCCACACCAAGGAGCCGGTCGAGGGGGTGCGGTTGCGGCCGGGAAGGGCAACGTTCCTGCGTCGTCTCTTCTGTGTCGTGTGCTTCCTCTACGGCTACTATCTGCTGATCCGGCCCGGAGCTGAAGAATGCGACTCGACCCGCTGCACCTCCACCAGTGCCCTAGAGAAGGTGCTAGGGCCTCAAGTTACAGAGATTAGacaccctcctcctgctcctcctgctcctgctgctgcgatACAGACCGGGATCGACGATCACATCATCAGCAATGTCCCACAGCAGAGCCCCCTGACGCACTCTCcggcggtggaggagcagaccaagaagaTTCCCCTAGAGGCTCATATCATGAGCAAATGCCCCGATGCCCAAGTGTGTCTGCAAGAACTGGTCGTGCCAGCCATGGAAAAGATCAGCGACAAGGTGGATTTCCGGCTGTCGATGATTGCAACGTGAGTATGACACCTGAAAAACTTGACAGATCTGGTCCTGACGGCCTTGCATTAGGGTCTCTGAAAAATCCTCAGATATTGAGTGCATGCATGGCCCACCAGAGTGTATTGGTGATATGCTCATGCTCTGTGCTGCGAACCTGCCTTTCCCTGCGACTGCCGACGCCTCCCTCCTGCCGACGACGTATCCTCGGACGCCCATTATTCGATCATTGGGGTTTGCAAACTGCCTGATCAGTGACTATGAGCACATACCAGAGCGGGAGCTTGTCCATCAGTGTGCCTTGGAGCATGGGATCGACTTTGATGCTCTGAACCAGTGTGCCAGCCAGCAGAACGACGACCCAGATGGGAACCCCCCAGTCAGTGGGATTGCTTTGTTGCGACAGAGTGCACTACGGGGTCAGGAGCTGGGGGTTCGGCTCAGTTGTACAGTGCGCCTAGATGAAAAGGTGTGGTGTATACATGACTCTGAGTGGACGGATTGTGCGCCGGATGGTAGTGAGCCAGCGGTATTGATAGATGAGGTGGAGAGACTCTACAAAGAGAGGAACTAATTTGAATCGTTATTCTACGCTCTCTGACTAATTGATATGCCTTTTGGTGAATGACTGGCGCCTACGGGACTTGCCGTTCGCTTATTTCTGTTCTGTTGTTCTCATTCACtgccctccttctctttcttcttccaccgcaCAACTACTCAACTGCACCGAACGCTCCCTCCACAACCTCTTCGTCTATTCTTATTTCTCCAAACCGAAAACAGACCTTGCTTCTATTAAGGTAAATGCCCCTGTCAACACCAGTATACTTCTCAACTGACAACCCACCCACTCTCCTAGCCATGGACGAGGAATATGATTACTCTCCCTCTGATACCCAGGTCCTGTTCCTGCTGAGTGCGTACAGCAGCCAGGACCAGCAGCCCACCCCTGctctgcgcaagatcttTGATGACCCCAACAAGGGCTtcctgatcttccaggctcTGGAGTGCCAGGCCAAGCTGCTCGCCCGCCGCaaggaggcggcggcgggctcCGAGGACATTGCTCAGCTCTCCATCTATGACAAGGCCCTGCTGGCACTCTACAGCCGCTGCGGCggtgaggagaagaagctcagTGCCCCTGGCTGCTGGGGTCTGTTCAATTTCTTCCTGGACCACTTCGTGGGCATCGACCGTCTTGAGTCCCACGAGTCGGCTGGTGAGGTCTTGGATCAGTACCTGGTGTTCCAGAAGTCGCTGAAAGCTGGTCCGTTTGCCCcgctttctttttctccacAGAGGCTAATCCAGAATAgactcttcttctccctcggTGAAGCTGGCCGTGCAGGATGCCCAGAATGATGTccagaagacccagagcgCTTGCTTCAACCGCATGATCGATGTCTACCAGGTTGCCAAGCTGGACTGCTACCTCACTGATGCGAACAAGAACCGTGACAAGTTCCAGGCTGTCCGCTTCCTCCGTGACACCGCTGAGAACCTGCTCACCCAGATGCTCCATGCTGGATACGGAAACCACCCGCTGGTGCCTGAGCTGCGCCAGGTCTACGAGGTGAGCAAGTCCCACGCCGAGCAGCTGTCTGGCGGTCGCAAGCGCCCCTTTGAGGTTGAGAAACTGCACTCGCACTCTGGCGTTCATCCGGCTGGTGGCTACTCGTCCACTGGATATCCCTCTGGCGACATTACTTCTGGTGGCATGACTACTGGTGGTGGCATTCCTTCTAGCGGCATTGCCCCTAACGGTAACCCCTCTGGTGGTTACCCCTCGGGTGGCTACCTCTCTGGTGCTCTCCCTCCCGTGGGCCATCCTGTTGGTGCTGGCTACtctgcggctgctggccaCAAGAACCGGCGTTTCATCGATTCTTACCGTCCGGTGCGTGAGTAAGGGGATCCACACGACCACACACTCTCTGGCGTTTGATGCTTTGTACTTCACTTGGGGATTGTTTTTCTAGGAGTTGCCATGGGTGCAGGACTGCGTTTCTAGGAGTTGCCCTGGCGCAGGAGTTTTTTCTTTGAATGTACAATAGCAAAGCTGGTTGATCTGAATGAAATGAACATTGATGCAACGATCTTTCTTGtgttttcttcccttcctctaCCTTGAAGGGGTTAGCCTGCACTCTATTCTCCATCTGATACTAGCCCGCTCCCCACAGCGCCACCTTAGCTAATCATCAGGGGAACGGCTGATAGGGAAATC from Penicillium psychrofluorescens genome assembly, chromosome: 5 carries:
- a CDS encoding uncharacterized protein (ID:PFLUO_007640-T1.cds;~source:funannotate) — protein: MLPWGSQGPPNSRSASGGGRGGRPGGGKRPQRTNSVSKKSANKKLQTSKGASAKITSFFSKAGDTPVLTPADDIVDTPPVPPTFDPTHGPFGQLSYWPSSRQENPFTVGGTEENPGLSSESHARDDELVAVDQKVSGNEGFVTPMAAIHAARIAPLIPLDGGAQPSAGLGGGIEEDDDETAPCLEELDFPEDEYDPRDDPDADDYHDPEDMGEDTSGGDVSAGVGITSSEGVSASTGIISGVVSPSGGERRSVGSTSSGSVSANLDPFRDDIFHRALREIIEVLQAKLSSMPLDDFKKDLPIVWSFYGILQRTSCDNLLKRLLPTILPEVRVLFEKEEWTLKDLHALKTVHSKDTRMGVYCDLVTGRFSGQDNAECDVYTGYSSAVGKRCYIGHAACIRKRDKSNSHYKRASSPSATGNFFKLLAVFSPGQDTMAAQLLEGLFMILLDTWKADGPPCRFCPQATFDLAKDVRPDWLFSPGWNGLNMVWSLKQGVCGTGLRGESTCCNPACSHRVARRADIVRRRKQGTLGRFDVAVKRRFLADPLDALAGFLCESCYRQRRDRYKLPDAKWIYNRNVEGTFAADNKAGIERSCDHCGDVQNPNARDMHHVRDADLFMCAVCAQHWYDFGKLRDLGTKIRQEERDAARNADARCHNGDCPMTEFLCIKKYGRPLHWTNGGGFRCELCYAYTCRNPGKEHPDPLSNFSSEELDRLQQMPARTCFTCEGKEGELGVSKFWLKDGNGEDICLACSKYLLRYKKRRTPQIQRLSEAKAQVEKDRLDSIEVFCGVCNRKESAVAKKFTMDEELCLPLCRKCADAARKKAKKAAKADDAANAGENST
- a CDS encoding uncharacterized protein (ID:PFLUO_007641-T1.cds;~source:funannotate); translated protein: MASVNSISSDKDEERDAMQDDLIDDDEDVGPELDASQKEYLAHHERLDDMLTPLMLEEGRLYKLARRFSTTYRQLALTSDQQFLPTPVTQLPTGRESGRYLALDVGGSNLRVAFIELLGEAAESEVRSTDASERSQDTIRKAQRQRVKRTLERAWPIQEHLKMDKAEDLFAWIGDCIAEVVAESLSSDATKKDIPEELDLGITFSFPILQESLAEATLMPMGKGFAITSNLNLHKILLNGYEKHTRRPDDDDEPSKKRRKLFALPKLKIAAITNDTVATLASLAYAVKSLPNSRVAMGIIVGTGCNATIPMKLDALHEDKAKSVNAMKPDAVETIVNTEWTISGAAPPLKELGVTTKWDTELDKACSRPGFQPFEYMTGGRYIGELIRLILFDYLTTIAGLSKRILPASLVQEYALTTTYISDTVARARSDQDLAKVLNQSLPPPESSDWRWDALAAGAFRKIARTVQRRSAGLIAAAVVGLLACAREIELKEDSNVNTPLNAASPLSNGDPHTHDHTPAPVAAAASLAASSTTTNRNNVHGHVVPVLEPTPADWQSGPEELVVAYTGGIIQHYPHFKEMCQQHIDRLIMRTGPQQGGKSVFLREASDGGVIGAGVLAGMVDRN
- a CDS encoding uncharacterized protein (ID:PFLUO_007642-T1.cds;~source:funannotate), with protein sequence MEKLPVHTKEPVEGVRLRPGRATFLRRLFCVVCFLYGYYLLIRPGAEECDSTRCTSTSALEKVLGPQVTEIRHPPPAPPAPAAAIQTGIDDHIISNVPQQSPLTHSPAVEEQTKKIPLEAHIMSKCPDAQVCLQELVVPAMEKISDKVDFRLSMIATVSEKSSDIECMHGPPECIGDMLMLCAANLPFPATADASLLPTTYPRTPIIRSLGFANCLISDYEHIPERELVHQCALEHGIDFDALNQCASQQNDDPDGNPPVSGIALLRQSALRGQELGVRLSCTVRLDEKVWCIHDSEWTDCAPDGTMDEEYDYSPSDTQVLFLLSAYSSQDQQPTPALRKIFDDPNKGFLIFQALECQAKLLARRKEAAAGSEDIAQLSIYDKALLALYSRCGGEEKKLSAPGCWGLFNFFLDHFVGIDRLESHESAGEVLDQYLVFQKSLKADSSSPSVKLAVQDAQNDVQKTQSACFNRMIDVYQVAKLDCYLTDANKNRDKFQAVRFLRDTAENLLTQMLHAGYGNHPLVPELRQVYEVSKSHAEQLSGGRKRPFEVEKLHSHSGVHPAGGYSSTGYPSGDITSGGMTTGGGIPSSGIAPNGNPSGGYPSGGYLSGALPPVGHPVGAGYSAAAGHKNRRFIDSYRPVRATSSSSSDPRYTPVSNGSDETNPSTSQPMRTPLGPLRLQTNFDVAESGSHVSDVDYQGDSGSYPGEHKMPRVNAAPKYTAAEEKEVVGLFDWKLVPFLALLYLLSFLDRSNIGNAKIAGLDQDLHLSSSQYEWVLTAFYITYILFEWMTLMYRVVPPHIYISLCVCGWGLIASFQCLVTSFGGLFALRALLGITEAAFGPGVPFYLSLFYRREELAFRNGLFISAAPLATTFASSLAWLIVKLSSNGPISPWRILFLIEGFPSVIVAVFAWNLIPDSPGRARFLTRRQRVVAQLRLGESKDEFQGPKTAFDWQAVGKTLADPKAYLAAFMFFSCNVAFSSMPVFLPTIIRHMGYSSVTAQALSAPPYLVAFIVVLITAYVSDRTQSRSFYLIMHALISSASYLAIALTGALHSYMPTSVHTFIRYICVYPAVSGFFSAITLIITWTMDNRVEKEGKGASIAILNVIGQCGPLLGTHLYPSSDGPWYIPGMAVCSFFMVVVAVLATILRIILKKQNRILQLKYEASHHVSSGPADDEDEERYGLMGGGRREDLEQSTGEKNYLYLI